From the Carya illinoinensis cultivar Pawnee chromosome 4, C.illinoinensisPawnee_v1, whole genome shotgun sequence genome, one window contains:
- the LOC122306076 gene encoding pre-mRNA-processing factor 39-like isoform X7: MQQEWGRLAMIYTRILEYPNQQLDRYFNSFKELAGSRPLSELRTAEEAAAAAAAAAALSEASVQANEGEVHPDGTEQFPKPVSAGLTEAEELQKYIAIREEMYKKAKEFDSKIIGFETAIRRPYFHVRPLNVAELENWHSYLDFMEREGDFNKVVKLYERCLIACANYPEYWMRYVLCMEASGMLDLANNALARASQVFVKRQPEIHLFAARFKEQIGDIPGSQAAYQLVHTEISPGLIEAIIKHANMEYRLGNLEDAYSLYEQAIAIERGKEHSQTLPMLYAQYSRFVYMVSGNEEKAREILVQALEHVQLSKPLLEALIHFESIQSLPKRINYLDSLVVKFIVPDLESPNVAGPADREELSCIFLEFLNVFGDAQSIKKAEDRHAKLFLPHQSTSELKKRHAEDFLASDKAKIARSYSVPSPAQSLTGAYPSAQSQWTAGYGLQHQAWPAVTQGPVQQWAPGNTQQQAAYGAYSGYGSSYANPQMVASAPPTAAYGAYPTTYPAQQAFPQQSYAQPTAVVAALLQQPASVPQAYYGSYY; encoded by the exons ATGCAGCAAGAGTGGGGCCGTCTTGCTATGATTTACACCAGGATTTTGGAGTATCCAAATCAACAATTGGATCGCTATTTTAACAG CTTTAAGGAGTTAGCTGGAAGTCGACCTTTGTCTGAATTAAGGACTGCTGAGgaagctgctgctgctgctgctgctgctgcagcaCTTTCAGAGGCTAGTGTCCAAGCCAATGAGGGAGAGGTTCATCCTGATGGTACAGAACAATTTCCTAAACCTGTAAGTGCTGGCTTAACGGAGGCAGAGGAGTTGCAGAAGTATATCGCCATCAGAGAAGAGATGTATAAGAAGGCTAAAGAGTTTGATTCTAAGATCATTGGTTTTGAAACAGCAATTAGGAGACCCTACTTTCATGTGCGGCCTCTCAATGTTGCAGAGCTTGAAAATTGGCATAGCTATTTGGATTTTATGGAAAGGGAAGGCGACTTTAACAAG GTGGTCAAGTTATATGAAAGATGTTTGATTGCATGTGCCAATTATCCCGAGTATTGGATGCGTTATGTTTTATGCATGGAAGCTAGTGGAATGTTGGATCTTGCAAATAATGCACTTGCTCGTGCATCTCAAGTGTTTGTCAAG AGACAACCAGAGATTCACCTTTTTGCTGCTCGGTTTAAGGAGCAAATTGGGGATATACCTGGTTCTCAAGCTGCCTATCAACTTGTTCATACTGAAATCTCTCCTGGTCTCATTGAAGCAATTATTAAGCATGCAAATATGGAATATCGGCTG GGGAATCTGGAAGATGCCTACTCCTTGTATGAACAGGCCATTGCTattgaaagaggaaaagaacATTCACAGACGTTACCGATGTTGTATGCACAATATTCTCGGTTTGTATACATG GTTTCTGGTAATGAAGAAAAGGCTAGGGAAATTCTAGTTCAAGCACTTGAGCATGTGCAACTGTCCAAACCACTTCTTGAG GCTTTAATACATTTTGAGTCAATTCAGTCCTTACCAAAGAGAATCAATTATCTAGATTCGTTGGTTGTTAAGTTCATAGTTCCTGACCTAGAGAGCCCCAATGTTGCTGGTCCAGCTGATAGGGAAGagctttcttgcatttttttggAG TTTCTGAATGTCTTTGGGGATGCACAATCCATCAAGAAGGCTGAGGATCGGCATGCTAAGCTTTTCTTGCCTCATCAGAGCACTTCAGAGTTGAAAAAACGCCATGCAGAGGATTTTCTAGCATCAGATAAGGCCAAAATAGCCAGGTCTTATTCTGTTCCTTCACCTGCGCAGTCCTTGACGGGTGCATATCCAAGTGCACAAAGCCAATGGACAGCTGGTTATGGTTTGCAGCATCAAGCTTGGCCAGCAGTTACGCAAGGACCAGTTCAACAGTGGGCCCCTGGCAATACACAACAG CAGGCTGCATATGGTGCATATAGTGGCTATGGAAGCAGTTACGCTAATCCACAAATGGTAGCATCAGCACCACCAACTGCCGCTTATGGGGCTTATCCTACTACATATCCTGCGCAG CAGGCTTTCCCACAACAAAGTTATGCACAGCCCACTGCAGTGGTAGCCGCCCTGCTGCAGCAACCTGCATCAGTTCCGCAGGCCTATTATGGGAGTTACTACTGA
- the LOC122306076 gene encoding pre-mRNA-processing factor 39-like isoform X1, which translates to MGDSETVVSEPSAMMDYTSTGYSDASSNVVPNTGASPSEATGVFYASAAPADISSTVRVGSDLGDGNVHGTDPDPNVQEAHVITTSEANLAAEVANTSEEVTDLENAATEFSQAGGNISSLNVTDGIGVANGHVSDHVDRSADEQQFDGFVPVVSAEEDRLWNIVRANALDFNAWTSLIEETEKVAQENILKIRKAYDAFLAEFPLCYGYWKKYADHEAHLGSVEKVVEVYERAVQGVTYSVDIWLHYCIFAISTYGDPETIRRLFERGLAYVGTDYLSFTLWDKYIEYEYMQQEWGRLAMIYTRILEYPNQQLDRYFNSFKELAGSRPLSELRTAEEAAAAAAAAAALSEASVQANEGEVHPDGTEQFPKPVSAGLTEAEELQKYIAIREEMYKKAKEFDSKIIGFETAIRRPYFHVRPLNVAELENWHSYLDFMEREGDFNKVVKLYERCLIACANYPEYWMRYVLCMEASGMLDLANNALARASQVFVKRQPEIHLFAARFKEQIGDIPGSQAAYQLVHTEISPGLIEAIIKHANMEYRLGNLEDAYSLYEQAIAIERGKEHSQTLPMLYAQYSRFVYMVSGNEEKAREILVQALEHVQLSKPLLEALIHFESIQSLPKRINYLDSLVVKFIVPDLESPNVAGPADREELSCIFLEFLNVFGDAQSIKKAEDRHAKLFLPHQSTSELKKRHAEDFLASDKAKIARSYSVPSPAQSLTGAYPSAQSQWTAGYGLQHQAWPAVTQGPVQQWAPGNTQQQAAYGAYSGYGSSYANPQMVASAPPTAAYGAYPTTYPAQQAFPQQSYAQPTAVVAALLQQPASVPQAYYGSYY; encoded by the exons ATGGGAGACAGCGAAACAGTCGTATCTGAGCCCTCTGCCATGATGGACTATACATCCACTGGCTATTCTGATGCCAGCTCAAATGTTGTTCCCAACACTGGGGCTTCCCCTTCTGAAGCTACTGGGGTTTTTTATGCATCTGCTGCACCCGCTGATATAAGTTCTACTGTTCGTGTTGGTTCTGATTTGGGAGATGGAAATGTACATGGTACAGATCCTGATCCCAACGTACAAGAAGCACATGTGATTACAACATCTGAAGCAAACCTAGCTGCTGAAGTTGCTAATACTAGTGAGGAAGTCACTGATCTGGAAAATGCAGCAACAGAATTTTCTCAAGCTGGTGGTAATATATCATCTCTGAATGTTACTGATGGTATAGGAGTTGCGAATGGACATGTTTCAGATCATGTAGATAGATCTGCGGATGAGCAACAGTTTGATGGTTTTG TACCAGTTGTGTCTGCTGAAGAAGATCGACTGTGGAACATTGTGAGGGCTAATGCTTTAGATTTTAACGCATGGACTTCCCTAATTGAAGAGACCGAGAAGGTGGCGCAG GAGAACATTTTGAAAATCCGAAAAGCTTATGATGCTTTTTTGGCAGAATTTCCTTTGTGTTATGGTTATTGGAAAAAGTATGCAGACCATGAGGCTCATCTAGGCTCTGTTGAGAAAGTAGTGGAGGTTTATGAACGGGCAGTACAAGGAGTGACGTATTCGGTGGATATTTGGTTGCATTATTGTATATTTGCCATTAGCACATACGGGGATCCAGAAACCATCCGTAG GCTCTTTGAACGAGGATTAGCTTATGTTGGAACAGATTACCTGTCATTCACTCTTTGGGATAAATACATTGAATATGAGTACATGCAGCAAGAGTGGGGCCGTCTTGCTATGATTTACACCAGGATTTTGGAGTATCCAAATCAACAATTGGATCGCTATTTTAACAG CTTTAAGGAGTTAGCTGGAAGTCGACCTTTGTCTGAATTAAGGACTGCTGAGgaagctgctgctgctgctgctgctgctgcagcaCTTTCAGAGGCTAGTGTCCAAGCCAATGAGGGAGAGGTTCATCCTGATGGTACAGAACAATTTCCTAAACCTGTAAGTGCTGGCTTAACGGAGGCAGAGGAGTTGCAGAAGTATATCGCCATCAGAGAAGAGATGTATAAGAAGGCTAAAGAGTTTGATTCTAAGATCATTGGTTTTGAAACAGCAATTAGGAGACCCTACTTTCATGTGCGGCCTCTCAATGTTGCAGAGCTTGAAAATTGGCATAGCTATTTGGATTTTATGGAAAGGGAAGGCGACTTTAACAAG GTGGTCAAGTTATATGAAAGATGTTTGATTGCATGTGCCAATTATCCCGAGTATTGGATGCGTTATGTTTTATGCATGGAAGCTAGTGGAATGTTGGATCTTGCAAATAATGCACTTGCTCGTGCATCTCAAGTGTTTGTCAAG AGACAACCAGAGATTCACCTTTTTGCTGCTCGGTTTAAGGAGCAAATTGGGGATATACCTGGTTCTCAAGCTGCCTATCAACTTGTTCATACTGAAATCTCTCCTGGTCTCATTGAAGCAATTATTAAGCATGCAAATATGGAATATCGGCTG GGGAATCTGGAAGATGCCTACTCCTTGTATGAACAGGCCATTGCTattgaaagaggaaaagaacATTCACAGACGTTACCGATGTTGTATGCACAATATTCTCGGTTTGTATACATG GTTTCTGGTAATGAAGAAAAGGCTAGGGAAATTCTAGTTCAAGCACTTGAGCATGTGCAACTGTCCAAACCACTTCTTGAG GCTTTAATACATTTTGAGTCAATTCAGTCCTTACCAAAGAGAATCAATTATCTAGATTCGTTGGTTGTTAAGTTCATAGTTCCTGACCTAGAGAGCCCCAATGTTGCTGGTCCAGCTGATAGGGAAGagctttcttgcatttttttggAG TTTCTGAATGTCTTTGGGGATGCACAATCCATCAAGAAGGCTGAGGATCGGCATGCTAAGCTTTTCTTGCCTCATCAGAGCACTTCAGAGTTGAAAAAACGCCATGCAGAGGATTTTCTAGCATCAGATAAGGCCAAAATAGCCAGGTCTTATTCTGTTCCTTCACCTGCGCAGTCCTTGACGGGTGCATATCCAAGTGCACAAAGCCAATGGACAGCTGGTTATGGTTTGCAGCATCAAGCTTGGCCAGCAGTTACGCAAGGACCAGTTCAACAGTGGGCCCCTGGCAATACACAACAG CAGGCTGCATATGGTGCATATAGTGGCTATGGAAGCAGTTACGCTAATCCACAAATGGTAGCATCAGCACCACCAACTGCCGCTTATGGGGCTTATCCTACTACATATCCTGCGCAG CAGGCTTTCCCACAACAAAGTTATGCACAGCCCACTGCAGTGGTAGCCGCCCTGCTGCAGCAACCTGCATCAGTTCCGCAGGCCTATTATGGGAGTTACTACTGA
- the LOC122306076 gene encoding pre-mRNA-processing factor 39-like isoform X6, with translation MGDSETVVSEPSAMMDYTSTGYSDASSNVVPNTGASPSEATGVFYASAAPADISSTVRVGSDLGDGNVHGTDPDPNVQEAHVITTSEANLAAEVANTSEEVTDLENAATEFSQAGGNISSLNVTDGIGVANGHVSDHVDRSADEQQFDGFVPVVSAEEDRLWNIVRANALDFNAWTSLIEETEKVAQENILKIRKAYDAFLAEFPLCYGYWKKYADHEAHLGSVEKVVEVYERAVQGVTYSVDIWLHYCIFAISTYGDPETIRRLFERGLAYVGTDYLSFTLWDKYIEYEYMQQEWGRLAMIYTRILEYPNQQLDRYFNSFKELAGSRPLSELRTAEEAAAAAAAAAALSEASVQANEGEVHPDGTEQFPKPVSAGLTEAEELQKYIAIREEMYKKAKEFDSKIIGFETAIRRPYFHVRPLNVAELENWHSYLDFMEREGDFNKVVKLYERCLIACANYPEYWMRYVLCMEASGMLDLANNALARASQVFVKRQPEIHLFAARFKEQIGDIPGSQAAYQLVHTEISPGLIEAIIKHANMEYRLGNLEDAYSLYEQAIAIERGKEHSQTLPMLYAQYSRFVYMFLNVFGDAQSIKKAEDRHAKLFLPHQSTSELKKRHAEDFLASDKAKIARSYSVPSPAQSLTGAYPSAQSQWTAGYGLQHQAWPAVTQGPVQQWAPGNTQQQAAYGAYSGYGSSYANPQMVASAPPTAAYGAYPTTYPAQQAFPQQSYAQPTAVVAALLQQPASVPQAYYGSYY, from the exons ATGGGAGACAGCGAAACAGTCGTATCTGAGCCCTCTGCCATGATGGACTATACATCCACTGGCTATTCTGATGCCAGCTCAAATGTTGTTCCCAACACTGGGGCTTCCCCTTCTGAAGCTACTGGGGTTTTTTATGCATCTGCTGCACCCGCTGATATAAGTTCTACTGTTCGTGTTGGTTCTGATTTGGGAGATGGAAATGTACATGGTACAGATCCTGATCCCAACGTACAAGAAGCACATGTGATTACAACATCTGAAGCAAACCTAGCTGCTGAAGTTGCTAATACTAGTGAGGAAGTCACTGATCTGGAAAATGCAGCAACAGAATTTTCTCAAGCTGGTGGTAATATATCATCTCTGAATGTTACTGATGGTATAGGAGTTGCGAATGGACATGTTTCAGATCATGTAGATAGATCTGCGGATGAGCAACAGTTTGATGGTTTTG TACCAGTTGTGTCTGCTGAAGAAGATCGACTGTGGAACATTGTGAGGGCTAATGCTTTAGATTTTAACGCATGGACTTCCCTAATTGAAGAGACCGAGAAGGTGGCGCAG GAGAACATTTTGAAAATCCGAAAAGCTTATGATGCTTTTTTGGCAGAATTTCCTTTGTGTTATGGTTATTGGAAAAAGTATGCAGACCATGAGGCTCATCTAGGCTCTGTTGAGAAAGTAGTGGAGGTTTATGAACGGGCAGTACAAGGAGTGACGTATTCGGTGGATATTTGGTTGCATTATTGTATATTTGCCATTAGCACATACGGGGATCCAGAAACCATCCGTAG GCTCTTTGAACGAGGATTAGCTTATGTTGGAACAGATTACCTGTCATTCACTCTTTGGGATAAATACATTGAATATGAGTACATGCAGCAAGAGTGGGGCCGTCTTGCTATGATTTACACCAGGATTTTGGAGTATCCAAATCAACAATTGGATCGCTATTTTAACAG CTTTAAGGAGTTAGCTGGAAGTCGACCTTTGTCTGAATTAAGGACTGCTGAGgaagctgctgctgctgctgctgctgctgcagcaCTTTCAGAGGCTAGTGTCCAAGCCAATGAGGGAGAGGTTCATCCTGATGGTACAGAACAATTTCCTAAACCTGTAAGTGCTGGCTTAACGGAGGCAGAGGAGTTGCAGAAGTATATCGCCATCAGAGAAGAGATGTATAAGAAGGCTAAAGAGTTTGATTCTAAGATCATTGGTTTTGAAACAGCAATTAGGAGACCCTACTTTCATGTGCGGCCTCTCAATGTTGCAGAGCTTGAAAATTGGCATAGCTATTTGGATTTTATGGAAAGGGAAGGCGACTTTAACAAG GTGGTCAAGTTATATGAAAGATGTTTGATTGCATGTGCCAATTATCCCGAGTATTGGATGCGTTATGTTTTATGCATGGAAGCTAGTGGAATGTTGGATCTTGCAAATAATGCACTTGCTCGTGCATCTCAAGTGTTTGTCAAG AGACAACCAGAGATTCACCTTTTTGCTGCTCGGTTTAAGGAGCAAATTGGGGATATACCTGGTTCTCAAGCTGCCTATCAACTTGTTCATACTGAAATCTCTCCTGGTCTCATTGAAGCAATTATTAAGCATGCAAATATGGAATATCGGCTG GGGAATCTGGAAGATGCCTACTCCTTGTATGAACAGGCCATTGCTattgaaagaggaaaagaacATTCACAGACGTTACCGATGTTGTATGCACAATATTCTCGGTTTGTATACATG TTTCTGAATGTCTTTGGGGATGCACAATCCATCAAGAAGGCTGAGGATCGGCATGCTAAGCTTTTCTTGCCTCATCAGAGCACTTCAGAGTTGAAAAAACGCCATGCAGAGGATTTTCTAGCATCAGATAAGGCCAAAATAGCCAGGTCTTATTCTGTTCCTTCACCTGCGCAGTCCTTGACGGGTGCATATCCAAGTGCACAAAGCCAATGGACAGCTGGTTATGGTTTGCAGCATCAAGCTTGGCCAGCAGTTACGCAAGGACCAGTTCAACAGTGGGCCCCTGGCAATACACAACAG CAGGCTGCATATGGTGCATATAGTGGCTATGGAAGCAGTTACGCTAATCCACAAATGGTAGCATCAGCACCACCAACTGCCGCTTATGGGGCTTATCCTACTACATATCCTGCGCAG CAGGCTTTCCCACAACAAAGTTATGCACAGCCCACTGCAGTGGTAGCCGCCCTGCTGCAGCAACCTGCATCAGTTCCGCAGGCCTATTATGGGAGTTACTACTGA